In Ammospiza caudacuta isolate bAmmCau1 chromosome 2, bAmmCau1.pri, whole genome shotgun sequence, a genomic segment contains:
- the LOC131554964 gene encoding collagenase 3-like — protein MPKPQCWGGETNQPSKHVYFQQQGSSNLSLSGDSLGWDYKSKGSCSKHQGFRLQKSNMMQSGLAAVFFFLLGLSFCLTIPIPLEDSHEFTEKDLQFAERYLRTHYDLHPNPAGIMRKSGNTVAAKLREMQAFFGLEVTGKLDEETYELMQKPRCGVPDVGEYNFFPRKLKWSKMNLTYRIMNYTSDLRRNEVERAFRKAFKVWSDVTPLNFTRIRSGTADIMISFGTKEHGDFYPFDGPSGLLAHAFPPGPDYGGDAHFDDDEVWSDDSKGYNLFLVAAHEFGHSLGLEHSRDPGALMFPIYTYTGKTGFVLPDDDVQGIQELYGAGDKDPNPKHPKTPEKCDVELSLDAITELRGEMLVFKDRFFWRLHPQMVEAELVLLKSFWPELPNKIDAAYENPIKDLVFMFKGKKVWALNGYDIVEDFPKKIYEMGFPKEMKRIDAAVHVKDTGKTLFFTGNKYWSYDEEAEVMDAGYPRLIEEEFAGIGDKVDAVYERNGYLYFFNGPLQFEYSIWSQRIVRVLHTNSLFWC, from the exons ATGCCTAAACcacagtgctggggaggagaaacaAACCAGCCATCTAAGCATGTTTACTTCCAGCAACAAGGAAGTTCTAACTTGTCCCTGAGTGGTGACTCACTGGGTTGGGACTATAAAAGTAAAGGTAGCTGCTCTAAACATCAGGGCTTCAGACTTCAGAAATCCAACATGATGCAATCAGGACTtgcagctgttttctttttcttgttggGTTTGTCATTTTGCCTGACAATCCCTATTCCCCTGGAAGACAGCCATGAATTCACAGAAAAGGACCTTCAGTTTGCAGAG CGCTATCTCAGGACTCACTATGACCTCCATCCAAACCCTGCTGGCATAATGAGGAAGAGTGGAAACACAGTGGCAGCCAAACTTCGGGAAATGCAAGCTTTTTTTGGCTTGGAGGTGACAGGCAAGCTAGATGAAGAAACATATGAGCTGATGCAGAAACCAAGATGTGGTGTCCCAGATGTGGGGGAATATAACTTTTTCCCCAGAAAACTCAAATGGTCAAAAATGAATTTGACATACAG AATTATGAATTACACTTCAGATCTGAGACGTAATGAAGTAGAAAGAGCTTtcagaaaagcatttaaagTTTGGTCTGATGTGACACCACTGAACTTCACCAGAATACGAAGTGGTACAGCTGATATCATGATCTCCTTTGGCACTAAAG AACATGGTGACTTCTACCCTTTTGATGGACCCTCTGGATTACTGGCACATGCTTTTCCCCCTGGCCCAGACTATGGAGGAGATGCTCATTTCGATGATGATGAAGTTTGGTCAGATGATTCTAAAG GCTATAACTTGTTTCTTGTTGCTGCCCATGAATTTGGTCATTCACTGGGACTTGAACACTCTAGAGACCCTGGAGCTTTGATGTTCCCAATCTACACATACACTGGAAAAACTGGTTTTGTTCTTCCTGATGACGATGTGCAAGGGATCCAAGAGCTCTATG GTGCTGGAGACAAAGATCCCaacccaaaacatcccaaaaccccagagAAATGTGATGTAGAATTATCTCTTGATGCAATAACAGAACTTCGTGGAGAAATGCTGGTCTTCAAAGACAG GTTTTTCTGGCGACTGCACCCTCAGATGGTTGAGGCAGAACTGGTGTTACTTAAGTCCTTTTGGCCAGAGCTTCCAAATAAAATAGATGCAGCTTATGAAAATCCCATCAAAGACCTTGTGTTCATGTTTAAAG gaaagaaaGTCTGGGCTCTGAATGGTTATGACATAGTTGAAGACTTCCCTAAAAAGATCTATGAAATGGGATTcccaaaagaaatgaaaagaataGACGCAGCCGTCCACGTTAAAGACACCGGCAAGACTCTCTTTTTTACTGGAAACAAGTACTGGAG TTATGATGAAGAGGCAGAGGTTATGGATGCAGGCTACCCCAGGCTGATAGAGGAAGAATTCGCAGGAATTGGTGATAAAGTGGATGCAGTCTATGAAAGAAATG gTTACCTCTACTTCTTCAATGGACCACTGCAGTTTGAATATAGCATCTGGAGTCAAAGAATTGTCCGTGTTCTGCACACTAACTCCCTGTTTTGGTGCTAA